The window CCCCGGGCAGCACCGCGTGGGTGGCCACCTGCATGCGGCCGGCGCCGCCGACCCGGAGCACGTGCACCGGGCCCATCTCCATGTCCTCGATGCACTCCGCGTAGAGCCGGCCGAGGATGCCCACGGAGTGCACGCCCAGCCCGAGCGTGCCGGGAAACGGGCCCAGACCCACCGCGGTGACGAAGAGCAGCGCCCAGACGATGTCGGGGATGGCGCGGCAGATGCCGATGACCGCCCGGCTGGCGTAGTAGGCGACCGGGTTCGGGGTGGTGTTCTCGGCGGCGCAGAGCGCCAGCGGGACGCTGATCACCATCGCCAGCACCGTCCCCAGGAGGGCGACGTCGAGGGTCTCGACCGCCGCTCCCAGGGCGGGCTGCAGGTCGGTGACGTCCGGAGGTGAGCCGCGGTGGAGGATGTCGACGATGCCGCCCACCCCGGTGACGACCTCCGCGGGGTTGAAGTGGGTGACGTGCACCGCCTGGGCCAGGACCACGAGGATGACGGCGGCGCCGGCGGCATTGCCGGCCAGCTCGCGGCCGCCGCGGCGGGGGCGGGGCAGCTCGCCGCCGGGGCGGCGACCGGCGGCGGCGAGGCTCACGCCGGCACGCCGAGCCCGCGGTAGAGCCGGGTCAGGGCGGCGTCGTCGACCTCGGCGGCGGGGCTGTCGACCACCACCCGGCCGGCACGCAGCCCGACGATGCGATCGGCGTGCCAGCGCGCCAGCTCGGGCTGGTGGAGCACGCAGACCACCGCCATCCCCTCGTCGACGGCGAGGCTGCGGAGCAGCGCCATCACCTCCTCGGTGGCGTCGGGGTCGAGGCTGGCGACGGGCTCGTCGGCGAGCAGCACCCGGGGCTGCTGGGTGAGCGCCCGGGCGATCGCGACCCGCTGCGCCTGGCCGCCGGAGAGCGTTCC of the Candidatus Dormiibacterota bacterium genome contains:
- the phnE gene encoding phosphonate ABC transporter, permease protein PhnE encodes the protein MSLAAAGRRPGGELPRPRRGGRELAGNAAGAAVILVVLAQAVHVTHFNPAEVVTGVGGIVDILHRGSPPDVTDLQPALGAAVETLDVALLGTVLAMVISVPLALCAAENTTPNPVAYYASRAVIGICRAIPDIVWALLFVTAVGLGPFPGTLGLGVHSVGILGRLYAECIEDMEMGPVHVLRVGGAGRMQVATHAVLPGVLPTLLGLTIYRFDTNLRSTIALGFVGGGGLGLQIFTTLNLFQYQKLTTLLLVMLVLILIVEGLAVLLRRRIR
- a CDS encoding ATP-binding cassette domain-containing protein, giving the protein RRARRQAAMVFQQVLVVRRRTSLENVAFGALGELPLRRSLSTKLFPAELKARALDSLDRVGLAEYASQRAGTLSGGQAQRVAIARALTQQPRVLLADEPVASLDPDATEEVMALLRSLAVDEGMAVVCVLHQPELARWHADRIVGLRAGRVVVDSPAAEVDDAALTRLYRGLGVPA